The genomic region GATCACGGGTCTTGCAACGGGACTGCACGAACTGGATACGCTGCTGGCGGGCCTGCAGCCCTCGGACATGGTGGTCTTGGCGGCGCGCCCCTCGGTAGGCAAGACGGCGCTGGCGCTGAACATTGCGGCGCACGTGACCAACCGGCTCGGCAAGGGGGCGCTGATCTTCAGCCTGGAAATGTCGAAGGAACAATTGGTTCACCGGCTGCTGTGCCTCGAAGGCAACGTGAACGCGCGGCGGCTGCGCGAGGGTTTCCTCGCGGGCAACGAATTCCGCAAGATTCAGGACGCCGCCGACGTGCTAAGCCGCGCCAAGCTGTTTGTCGATGACACGCCCGGCATCGGCCCGCTCGAACTGCGGTCCAAAGCGCGCCGTCAGGCGGCCATGCACCACATTGACCTCATCATCGTGGACTACCTTCAATTGATGCAGGGCAGCGGCGACCCGAACAACCGCCAGGAGGCCGTTGCGGGCATATCCCAGGCGATCAAGGGGATTGCCCGGGAATTGCGCGTGCCGGTGCTGGCCTTGTCGCAGTTGAACCGCGAGGCCGAGAAAGACGATGTGGGCATGCCCAAGCTCGCGCACTTGCGCGAATCGGGCGCCATTGAACAGGACGCGGACGTCGTCATGATCCTTTCGCGGCCCCCGAAACATGAAGCCGAGGAAAAGCCCAATCTGATCCGGGTGCACGTAGCGAAACAGCGCAACGGGCCGACGGGCATAGTCGAGGTGTACTTTGACCGCGAAACGCAGCGTTTCCGCAACCTGGCGGAAGGCCGCGCAGCGCGCGAAGCGCCGCCGCCGCCGAGTTATGAACCCGACCTGGACATGGACGAGGGTGCCGGGCTCGGAGACGACGATATCCCATTCTGATAGCGGACGTGTTATGCTGTCGCCCTGACGCGGCGGGCGAGGGCGCGTCCGGCGTGAAACGGAAGCAGACCGGCAACAAGGAACAAGCATATGTTTCGTGGCTCTATTGTCGCGCTGGTGACGCCTTTCAAGCACGACTTTGCGATCGATTTCGAGGCTTACGGACGCTTGGTGGACTGGCATGTCGAGAAAGGCACGAACGGGATTGTGCCGTGCGGCTGCACGGGCGAGGCGGCCACGCTCTCGCACAGTGAACAAAAGGAATGTATTCGCTTCGTGATGGAGCGCGTGGCGGGGCGAGTCCCGGTGATTGCCGGGACGGGGTCGAACAACACGCGCGAGGCCGTCGACCTGACGCGGTACGCAGAGGAAATGGGGTGCGCGGCCGCGCTGCTGATTACGCCCTACTACAACAAGCCCACGCCTGCCGGGCAGATCGCTCATTACCGGGCGGTCAGCGAGGCGGCCGGCATCCCGGTCGTGCTGTACAACG from Candidatus Hydrogenedentota bacterium harbors:
- the dnaB gene encoding replicative DNA helicase — protein: MATATQQAGAVFERTPPQSIEAERSVLGAMLLNPEAVGAAIEILHDNASDVFYAEAHQHIYAAMVELFKHASPVDATTLLSQLSRMAALERAGGASYIADLTGAVPTSANVEHYAKIVLDTAIFRKLISACTRLAGQAYQGVGEVARLLDRAEQEIFSIAEQRQLNPVCSVSDLLDEGIHRIEEQMKSHTGITGLATGLHELDTLLAGLQPSDMVVLAARPSVGKTALALNIAAHVTNRLGKGALIFSLEMSKEQLVHRLLCLEGNVNARRLREGFLAGNEFRKIQDAADVLSRAKLFVDDTPGIGPLELRSKARRQAAMHHIDLIIVDYLQLMQGSGDPNNRQEAVAGISQAIKGIARELRVPVLALSQLNREAEKDDVGMPKLAHLRESGAIEQDADVVMILSRPPKHEAEEKPNLIRVHVAKQRNGPTGIVEVYFDRETQRFRNLAEGRAAREAPPPPSYEPDLDMDEGAGLGDDDIPF